ATTAGCATATAAAGATAATTATTCTACTTATTTAAACGAAATTGAACAAGAACTAAGTAATTCTATTAACTCTAATAAGTATCAAGTTGAAGATATGTGGACAGAGATAGTAACTAATTGGGCGCTAGATCAAACAACACCTTTTACTCTATCTGATGTTCTAACTATGGCTCTCAAAAAAGAACCTAAAACCTGGAAACGTTCAGATGAAAATAGAGTAACTGGGATACTACAATCTTTAGGTTTTTCAAAACCTAAGAATACTACTAGGGTTAACGGTAAGGGGGGTAAATATTATTATCCAATTACCAATAATATCTTAGATAAAGTAGCCAGCTAATAATTCAGTTACACTTAGTTACAGGCTGAGACTCTTATTATATAAGGGTTTCAGCTTTCTTGTAACCATGTAACCATGTAACCAATAATTTATAAACTTTTTCTTCAATATCTGTACTGACTCTTGATTCATCCATATTTACTAAAGAGTTTAATAAAAGTCAGTTACATCAGTTACAGTTACACATTAATCTGAAACCTAACTATTGCAAGCTTTTCAGCCATTATTATAATTCTAGTGAGTTACATTGTAGTTACATCAGTTACAACCACTAAAAGAAATATGTTGGTAGATGCAAGTATAATAAGTAACTTCACTCATGCATATTGTAAGTATTAACAGTTATTCTCATAATAATGAGAGTATCACTAGGATCAATTGAATATGGAATATGCAATCTCAATATATAAACCAAGTGAAAGAGTTTATCCAGAGCAATGTGATTTTAATTCCTATTCCGATCTAGGTTTAATTTGTCCTATTTGCAAACAAGAAGTTTATTTAAGAAAGGGTGATATTAGAGAACCCTATTTTGCTCATTTTCATGCCACCAGTTCTAGACAAGTAAAAGAATGTGAACTGAGAGTATCAGCCGATGGTAATAGTACAGAAATAAGTAGCTTGATTGAAAATAGGGGACAAAGATTAGAGATATTTCAACAGCACTTTTTAAGTTTGATTTATTTTGAAAATTCAAAAATTATTGAGGATGCAAAGTTTAATAACTGGATTAATTCAAGAAAAGATGAAAGCAATCAAATAATCAATGACATTATTAGAAAATGTATTGATTATTTTCTAGAAAATCGGCAATTAATGGAAGCCAAGTATATTATTCATACAACTAAAATTAAAAATGAACAAATTTTACTGCAACAGAAAATATCTTTAGAAGTAATGAGCTATTTGTGCGACAACGCAAAATTTAATTACAATTTGCGATATCTATTGTTTTACAGTATGTATCAAATTTATCAATATGAAGAACACAAATTAATTCGACAAAATCTTAAAACACAAGACATAGAAAAAATTTGTCAAGGCACAGTAAGAATTATTATGCGTAATTCTTGGATATTAGCATTTAAAAATACTAAAATTAATGGGGTTAATAACAAAACACAACAGAATATTATCAAAATTAATAAAAACAGAATCTCATCTACTTCATCACCTCTACAAATATCCTCGTAAAATATTCAGAATGCTTCTCAACTATATGACTTAGAACAAGTTAAGGTCAATAGTAAGTGGATTGGATCTGGAAGCATTGATATCGACATTAATCAAATTAATGCAACCGAACGCCATGCACTTGAAAACAAGTTAGATTTACAGTTAACTTTCTCAGCATGGGAATACGGCAATGTCGATAAGGAGACTGGATTACCATCACGTCAAAAAGTTTTTGTTTATTGTAAATTAATCACCGAAGTTAATCCAGATGATAAGACAGCGTTACGTTTTTCATTTATGACAAGTCAAAACGTTAACGTTAAAGTAACTACTGAAAATTATTTACCTGCTGTAGTGTATTCATTTGGGTACGATTTCAGCCTCACTGTAGAAAAATATTCGGATCTACTCTTTGCTAAAAATGGTAAATTAATGGAGTATCCTCATATAACAAAAAGAGATGAATTAGCAAGCTTAGTAGAACGAATGATTAAAGATAATAAAGTAGAATTTATCAAAACATACATCGACCACAAAGGTAAAAAACGGGTATTACATACTTACGATGATACAGTTTTAATTTTGTTAGCATTAAAACGGCGTACACAGTTAGATAATATTTTAATGACAAGTACCACACATATTAAAAAAGGTACATACAATCAAATCAAAAATCAAATTGTAATGGAAGCTTTCATAGAAGCTTATGAGCAGTCACTAGAATGCTCTATAATACTACCAAATACAACGATTGATAAGTATCATCGTTATGCACAGTTTAAGCTTAATGAAGCTAAAAAAAAGACAGCTAACTAAGGAAACTGTTAAACCTAAACCCACTACAACAAATCGTATCAACACTGGTTTATTGGGTAATTGGAGTCAACCATTTTTCTTACAATTAGAACCCGGTCAATACTTAGCAGATAAACTCGGTACTCAACCTGTACAGTGTCAAGTAGCTATGGAAAATCAACTTCTAGTGTTATATACGCTAGATAAATCATTTACCCGTAGTGAAGCTATTAAAGCGTGTCACAGTAAAAAATCATTCAGTGCTAACCTCACACAACAAAGAACAAAATTACTAACTATAGGTACTATAGAATTATCTGAAATACCTATATCTAAATGGTCAGCAACACAACCACAATACGAACACATAGTTAAGTATCTAAATAAGAGTACTGTGTTGCCAGAGGTCATAAAACAGCAATACAGAGGAATTTTTCTTACCAATGAAACACTATCAATAGGTGACAGAGTGTTATGTAAGAAAAATGTGATAGGTAACAAAGTACTTGTTAAAAGTTATCTTAATGAAAAGTACTGTGTTACTCATAATCACCCCAAACCAGAATGTATATGGTTAGATCAACTACGTAACGATATCACCAAAAAGATGTTGCAAGCTAATTACAAGAAAGTTAAACAAAAAGTTGAGAATTATGTAATCAATAACTCTGATGCTCAAATACACAAAGCTACTTACGATGTTGCTAAGTATACACAATCGGCGCGATCTCTTGTAAGACAATATCAACCAAGTTGTAACGATAGTGAGATTGGTAGATTAGCTTTGTTAATCACTGAGTACATATTCACTAAGTTAAATCTCAACAAATCTCAAGCTGTTGAGTTGCTTAAATCACTCAAAACAGATGTTAATCAATACATCAAAATACGCGACTTGGTTATTAAACCAGAATTGGGTCATCTAAAGTAAATTTTAACACCAAGCGCGGTTTTCTATAAATAAGATTGGTATTGTTTCTATCTCTAACTATCTTATAGCTTAAGATGATAAGTTAACTATGATAGTTATATTAGATTAGCTACAGTAAGAAAAATAGGTTATTGCAGTTATAAATATATAGATTAATGTGTATATGATGTATGTGATATTCGTCTTAATAAACTATATTTGATTTGGCTTAGTGTACTTGCGGCTCAATACTATTAATTCTTTTAAGTTTTATTTTCTATAAGTTAACTAACCTTAAGTAATGTTACTTTAGCTAAGTTATTACTAATTAAACCTCTAGTTTCTCTAGATGCCTTTAGTTTTTTCTTACTTTATCGTGTTATTTAATATATTGTTATATGATTTAACTCGTTTTTTCTTGCTGCCTTTATGCTTAATACATATCAAAACGATAAAACTGGGGAATGGTTGTTTCTTACGTTTCCATTGTTGAATGATTAGCTTTGATAGCATTTAAGCTTTAATACCTAGCTCTATAATTCCCCATAACAAGCGATATAAGACTTAAGCTTACATTCTACCTGAGACTGAAAATAGAGGCATTATTGGCTAATTTAGCAGGGCTAATTGTTTAGTAACTACTATCAAGCTAGAAAACGAGTACTATTTTTGAGTACTATTTTATAAAATTAGCTTATATATTGCAACATTCCGATAAGTAATTATGTTATGCAACTTCTATGCAAGTACTTCTGTCTCAAGCGATACTGATAGAGTACAGCCAATTTATGCAAGTAGCTGCAAACTGTTGATTTTTCGTTAATTTAAAAAGCCCGTGACGAGGATTGAACTCGTGACCTCACCCTTACCAAGGGTGTGCTCTACCACTGAGCCACACGGGCGAAATTTGATTTTTCAGCTAGAAGTTAAAATGCTGGGAGTTTTGATGCTTTCCCAGTCATTATAACTTATAACTTCGTAAGTGGTGGGCCGGGCTGGATTTGAACCAGCGTAGGCGCAAGCCAACGGATTTACAGTCCGTCTCCATTAACCACTCGGACACCGACCCGATTTGTCTCACGATTTAAAATCTTAGCACCATGTTTTATAAATTGCAAGTGATTAGAAAAAATAACTTTTGGGTAGAGATCGCAACAAAACTGCGTCTCTACCATCTGGATAAAAATACTGGTTACACGCTCATTTCCAGCATTCGTTGCATTGGTCGCAGTGCAGCAAGGCGAATATCCTCTGACATGGTAATTTCGGGAGTACGATTTTTCATTGCCCAGTAGAGCTTTTCTAGGGTGTTTAACCGCATAAACGGACATTCGTTACAAGCACAGTTATTTATCGGTGGTGCAGGAATGAAGTGTTTGTCAGGAGCTAGTTTTTGCATTTGGTGAATGATTCCCGGCTCCGTAGCAACGATAAATTCTTTAGTGGGGCTGCTTTGACAATACTTGAGTAAGGCGGCCGTGGAGCCAATAAAACTAGCGTGGCGCAATACACTACTTTCACATTCTGGGTGTGCGATCGCCTCTGCTTCGGGATGGGCAATTTTTAATTGGATAATTTTCTTTTCCGAAAAGGTTTCATGGACAATACAGCTACCTTGCCATAGCACCAAATCTCGTCCAGTCTGTTCCATCACATACCGCCCCAAGTTCCGATCTGGGGCAAAAATAATCGGCTGTTCTTTTGGTATCTGCTGCACAATTTTCACAGCGTTGGAACTGGTGCAAATAATATCACTCATCGCCTTGATATCAGCAGAACAGTTGATATAAGACACCACCAGATGATCTGGATGCGCTGCTTTAAAAGCTGCAAACTCCTCTGGTGGACAACTGTCGGCTAAAGAACAACCAGCATTCAAATCTGGTAAAAGTACTAATTTATCGGGATTGAGTATCTTTGCTGTTTCTGCCATGAAGTGAACACCAGCAAAGACGATCACATCCGCATTGGTTTTTTCGGCGGCTCTTGCTAGTTGTAATGAATCCCCAATAAAGTCTGCAATATCCTGAATATCTGGCTCTTGATAATAATGCGCCAGGATAACTGCGTTGAGTTCTTTTTTGAGACTCTGAATCGCGGCAAACAAATCTAGTGGTAGTTCACCCGGTTGGGTTTTTTCTCGTTGAGCTAGTGCAGTAGTAAACACAGTTAGGGGGTGCTTTAAATTGCAAATTTATGTCCTGTGGAATCAATTATAGTAGTTTTTACCAAAAATAGTGGACGGTTGATATTTTGGGGTTGTGTCCAAATCCGGCTGAGTTTCATATCCTGGAGATAGACGGCAAGGAAAGTGGCATGACCAGTCAGAAAACTCAATCGATAACCCTGAAAATTGCTGTAGTTGGAGATATTCACGACCAATGGGAAGTGGAAGATGGTATTGCACTCAAGCATTTGGGTGTTGACTTAGCGCTGTTTGTCGGGGATTTTGGCAACGAGTCGGTGGAAGTGGTCAGAGCGATCGCATCTCTCGATATTCCCAAAGCAGCCGTAATGGGCAACCACGATGCTTGGTATACCGCCACCGAATGGGGACGCAAAAAGGCTCCTTATGACCGCTCTAAGGAAGACTGGGTACAGGAACAACTCGATTTATTAGGCCCGTCCCATGTCGGTTACGGTAAGTTGGATTTTCCCGCTTGGAATTTAACTGTAGTGGGGGGTCGTCCCTTTACTTGGGGTGGCCCAGAGTGGAAATTCGCGGAAATCTGTAAAGAACGTTACGGTGTGACAAGTTTGGAAGAATCCGCCGATCGCATCGTGAAAGCGATCAAAAGCGCCGCTTATGAGACGATTATATTTTTGGGTCACAATGGGCCTAGTGGATTAGGTGATCGCCCCGAAGACCCCTGCGGCAAAGACTGGCACCCAATTGGCGGCGATTTTGGCGATCCAGATTTGGGCGAGGCGATTTCTCAAGCCTTGACTGCTGGTAAAACCATTCCTCTGGTGACATTTGGTCACATGCACCGAGATTTACGCCATACCAAGAAGGTGCAACGCAAACCCATCTTTAGAAGTCCAGAGGGGACAATTTACTTAAATGCGGCTAGTGTCCCCAGGATTGTGGAAAATGACAGCGAGAAGTTGCGTAACTTTTCTATTGTCTCCTTAGAGGCGGGTGTGGTTTCGCAAGTTTCCCTAGTTTGGGTGGGGAATGACTTCCAGGTGGCTAAGGAGGAAATTTTGTATGAGCGATCGCGTATTGTGTCGTAGACATTCGCATCTAGTAGTGCAATCTGCGTAGATAATAGGGTATAGTATTATCTGTCAAGTTTAGTGCTAACCAACAAAAGCGCCTAAATAGCGTCTGAAACTAGGATCAGCACAAGTTTGACAGATTTACTGGAGAGGTGGCAGAGTGGTCGATTGCGTCCGACTTGAAATCGGATGAGGCTAAAACCTCCGGGAGTTCGAATCTCCCCCTCTCCGTTTAGGAATTAATATGTGCTAGTTGCTGGTAAAAATCACAGGCAAAATATTAATTCTGAATTGAAGTGAAGAATCAGTAATTCTTCACTTCAATTAGAGTAATAAATACTGTAATCTTACTCAAACTTGATACTGGCGATCGCTTTAAGCAGTCAACCAAGGGGGTTATTTTTGCAGAAGATTAAGACCACATTTTTGACCTTTTTCACTAAGTTGCCACAAGGTGTAGGAGAAAACAAGATATCTACTTGGCGAACTTCATCTGTCACATTTCGACTTACTTCTACCTTTCCAGAAGGGGAAAGTAACTCTTCTAAATATTGTTTAGCAAATTGATCGTGTGGTTGTCGGGCCATGCGATCGCCAGCACATTATCACAAATCAGACTAAAAAAGTGCCTTTTTTGTTAAAAAAACCACCCTAAGCTAAAGTTTACAGGGTGGTTAATGGGATAGAACTATTTAAAAATAGCAACAGTTGTACATCCGACGGCAAGGATGGTAGCTACCCAGACACTACCGCTTATCATCAGAAGTGGAATGGAAACAATACCAAGTGCCAGAATCAAGGCAACAGTTTTACCTCCTGGTTTTAAGAATGGAAGAATCGGCTTCATCCATTGCTCTAACCAATTTTGTTTAAGTATTGGTAATCTATTATCGTTGCTTTGTTCTGGATACTCGATTTGCGTTTCTTCGCTCGATTTCAGTCTGTTAGCAAGCTGCAAGTCTTCACTGTCTAAATCGAATCTTAGAACTAGACTGCTGTCGTTATGTTCTCGATAAACTATCTCTTCTTCTACAGGTTCCTCAATAGCAAAAAAGTGTGAGTTTTCTTGGTTTAAACCGCGATCAGCTTCGTCAAACTGGTGGATACTTGGCATTTTGTTTTTTTCAATTATTTAATTGGATAACTGAACCCGTCGTACCCAGCCAAGACACCAAATTCTCAGAGTATGATAAACTAAGAATATATAAATAAATTAACTAGCTCGGCGATCCTAAGAGCTTTGACATCTGAGAGAATCTGGTGTCCTAGCTCAGGTAGTCCGGGTTATTTTTTTTAAGGCTTCTTTTCTAAGGTAATAGAATCAGACAACCTACTTTACTCATAGTAATATACAAATCTAGAATTTGGTACAGGGGGGAAGACAAATTTTTGATTAGTACAAATAAACTATATCGTCTTGGATAGTCTAACAACAGGTGTTATAACAACTTTTTTATTTTTTGATTGCGGTGCAAGTGAATACCTTTAAAAAATACAAATAAATAATAACTATAATATATAACAGAGCTATACCCTTCTCATGCATGGGTAGCTTACGTCCAGTTATATCCAGGTGCAGTATTGTAGTATGTCAACGAAAGAAGGGGTTTCATCCAAACAATCTAAATCATCTGCTGCTGAGAACTCTCTCCCCTCTTCGGTGGCTTTTGTCCATAATTTCCTTGATGAGTATGGATTAGACCCTTATGAGTTTCGACTGTACGCTCATATAGTTCGCAGAACTGGAGGCAAACCTGAAGGTGTTTGCTTTGCAAGTCTCCGAAAAACAGCAGAGATTTGCAAAATGAGTACACGCAAGGCTCAACAGGGCATTAAAGTTCTAATCAAGGCTAATTTTGTTACCCAAACTAAGCGTACAGGGCGCACAGATGAGTATAGAGTTACACCTGTTAGTGATTGGGTTCCTAAAGAAGAGCTAGACGAAATCCGTAAAGCTATTGGAGGAAATTCTACAAAAACATCAGTTGGTTCAGAAATAGAAGCTGAGACTGAAACAATTGAGTCTTAGATATTCTACTGTGATGCACATATATAATTTTGTCAAAACCAATTTTATAAGTATTGCTTCGCTATAAAACTGATCTTTCATTGCGTCGTACGATCGCTCCTCTCTCCTATTGCTTGCATCGTGCTAGCATAAAGAAAAATCCTACTTTGAGGTAAAGCGATGGCTACCCTTTATGTAAGAAATTTACCCGATGATTTGTATGCAAAACTGCAAGAGTTAGCGGCATCTGAACACCGTTCCATTAACGCCCAAGTTATAACTTTGTTAGAACAAGCTTTAAAAACTGAAGCACAGCATACCGAAGAGGAAAAGCGAAAAAATGTCCCAAAACTCTTAGAGGAAATTCGCCTTCGTCGTGAGAGTCGCCAGACTGATGTGGAATGGCCTGATAGTACTGCGTTAATCCGAGAAGACCGAGACAGATGACTATCCCTCTCAGGTGTGTTGTAGACGCAAGTGTAGCTATTAAGCAATTTATACCAGATGATCCACTAACTCCGAAAGTTAATCAACTGTTTGCTCATCTTGCCAATCCTCAAACTGCGATCTATGTCCCAGACCTGTTTTACATTGAGTGTGGCAACATCATTTGGAAGTATGTCCGCGCCAAACTTTATACTGTTGCTGATGTGCCAGCAGATTTAGCAACTCTCAAAAACTTCCCCTTGCGTGTTGTCTCTACGGCTGATTTGATGGCGGATGCAGTTGCGATCGCATTAAATTATGGAATCTCCGCCTACGATGGCTCTTATGTCGCACTTTCACAGCAGGTAGGCGCTACTTTGCTGACTCTAGACGGCAACCTGGTAAAGGCTTTAGCTGGTTCGTCTTACAATGTTTCCTCGTTTAATGACTTCGAGGTTCCGCCGTTGGAGTCAATGTAGAAGCGATGTCTTCGACGGGCTATGCCTACGCTTTCCTCGCCATATATTTAACCCCAAAGCATTGAATGAGGCTAAACAAATCGATACAAACTCAGAATTGGGGAAATTAAATTTTTATCACTGACTTATCTTAGTTGCAATAAAATTAGTTTGTAAAGCAGGGAATAAACCTGCTGTTTTTTAATATTCAATTGTCAAAAATGTCTTTTACTTATAACCGCACGGTTCGTTTTCAAGATACTGATGCTGCTGGGGTAGTTTATTTTGCTAACGTTTTGAGTATTTGCCATGAAGCTTATGAAGAATCTTTAGAAGCATCAAGTATTAATCTCAAAGATTTTTTTACTAATCCATCTGTAGCTTTCCCGATTGTTCATGCTAGTGTTGATTTTTTGCGCCCTATGTTTGTCGGGGACAAGTTGCTAATTAGTTTAATTCCCCAAAAAATAGGTGTTGATAAGTTTGAAATTACTTACGAGATTATAGTGGGTGAGGTGGTAGTTGCTAAGGCTATTACCCGTCATGTTTGTATTGATGTGAGTAGTAGAAGTAAGCAGGAATTATCTGAAGAGATAATCCAATGGTTGGAAACTAACCGCAGAGATGCTGAAGGCGTAGAAAGAAGAAAGTCGAGAGAGATTATGTGATGGAATTATGGAGGAATTCTGTGGCTATTTGTTGTAACTTTTGGCGGTTAATCTTACCTTGAGAGTTACGGGGTAAGTTTTCCTGTGGAATCCAATATTTAGGGATTTTAAATTTGCTGAGTTTGTCTTTAAGTAGGGTTTGGATTTTTAAGGCAGAGGTATCTGATTTATTGGGAATGTAAATCGCTGTTAAAGCTTGTCCCCAGTGTTTATCTGGGAGGCCAATGATACAAATATCGGCAACCATTTGAGTTGATAGGATAGCTGATTCAATCTCTGCTGGATAAATATTTTCTCCACCTGTAATAATTTTGTCGCTGTTACGTCCGACTATATTTAAATAACCTTGTTCGTCTAAAAAACCTAAATCATCTACTTGAAAATCAGTTTTATTTTCTCTATTTTTAGGATAGTAACCAAGGGCTAAAGATTGAGCGTGAATGGTGATATTTCCGATTTGATTGGAATTTAAAATTTCGCCTTGCTGATTGCAAATAGTTACTTTTGCATGGGGGAGAATTTGACCACTGCTAATTTTACCACTCAGAAAATCATCCGGTTTGAGGGTAGCAATTTGAGAGGCGGTTTCTGTCATACCATAGGTAGGTGCTAATCGGATGTGGTGAAATCTGGCTTTTTCTAGTAGTTCGTTCCATGCTGGCGCACCTCCCAAAAGTACAGTATTAAATTGGGATAGCCATTCAGTTAATTCTGGATTTTGTAGGAGGCGTTGTAACTGCGTTGGTACTAAAGATATGAAAAATTCTGATTGTTTAATATTTAATATTTGACCTGATTCTACAGCTTTAAATGGTTGAATAGATAGTTTACCTGCGGTAGTGAATGAGCGCATAAATTGCATTAAACCACTAACGTGATATAAGGGCAACACGCAAAACGAATTGACTTGTTTTAGTTC
This portion of the Nostoc sp. GT001 genome encodes:
- a CDS encoding Arc family DNA-binding protein; this encodes MATLYVRNLPDDLYAKLQELAASEHRSINAQVITLLEQALKTEAQHTEEEKRKNVPKLLEEIRLRRESRQTDVEWPDSTALIREDRDR
- a CDS encoding TIGR04168 family protein, translated to MTSQKTQSITLKIAVVGDIHDQWEVEDGIALKHLGVDLALFVGDFGNESVEVVRAIASLDIPKAAVMGNHDAWYTATEWGRKKAPYDRSKEDWVQEQLDLLGPSHVGYGKLDFPAWNLTVVGGRPFTWGGPEWKFAEICKERYGVTSLEESADRIVKAIKSAAYETIIFLGHNGPSGLGDRPEDPCGKDWHPIGGDFGDPDLGEAISQALTAGKTIPLVTFGHMHRDLRHTKKVQRKPIFRSPEGTIYLNAASVPRIVENDSEKLRNFSIVSLEAGVVSQVSLVWVGNDFQVAKEEILYERSRIVS
- a CDS encoding helix-turn-helix domain-containing protein, whose product is MSTKEGVSSKQSKSSAAENSLPSSVAFVHNFLDEYGLDPYEFRLYAHIVRRTGGKPEGVCFASLRKTAEICKMSTRKAQQGIKVLIKANFVTQTKRTGRTDEYRVTPVSDWVPKEELDEIRKAIGGNSTKTSVGSEIEAETETIES
- a CDS encoding thioesterase family protein, which gives rise to MSFTYNRTVRFQDTDAAGVVYFANVLSICHEAYEESLEASSINLKDFFTNPSVAFPIVHASVDFLRPMFVGDKLLISLIPQKIGVDKFEITYEIIVGEVVVAKAITRHVCIDVSSRSKQELSEEIIQWLETNRRDAEGVERRKSREIM
- a CDS encoding 2-succinylbenzoate--CoA ligase; translation: MERPLDCLNNLAQNDWLIGYSSHQFNQIAQELYLELTQLSACGTPPKIILAECEPLKFLASFIAACAANCPVFLCNPDWGTQEWQQVFDLVQPDIILGMGNREWGIGNGNNYQCPIPNSIMIPTGGSSGEIKFAIHTWETLISSVQGFTQYFELKQVNSFCVLPLYHVSGLMQFMRSFTTAGKLSIQPFKAVESGQILNIKQSEFFISLVPTQLQRLLQNPELTEWLSQFNTVLLGGAPAWNELLEKARFHHIRLAPTYGMTETASQIATLKPDDFLSGKISSGQILPHAKVTICNQQGEILNSNQIGNITIHAQSLALGYYPKNRENKTDFQVDDLGFLDEQGYLNIVGRNSDKIITGGENIYPAEIESAILSTQMVADICIIGLPDKHWGQALTAIYIPNKSDTSALKIQTLLKDKLSKFKIPKYWIPQENLPRNSQGKINRQKLQQIATEFLHNSIT
- the nadA gene encoding quinolinate synthase NadA, producing the protein MFTTALAQREKTQPGELPLDLFAAIQSLKKELNAVILAHYYQEPDIQDIADFIGDSLQLARAAEKTNADVIVFAGVHFMAETAKILNPDKLVLLPDLNAGCSLADSCPPEEFAAFKAAHPDHLVVSYINCSADIKAMSDIICTSSNAVKIVQQIPKEQPIIFAPDRNLGRYVMEQTGRDLVLWQGSCIVHETFSEKKIIQLKIAHPEAEAIAHPECESSVLRHASFIGSTAALLKYCQSSPTKEFIVATEPGIIHQMQKLAPDKHFIPAPPINNCACNECPFMRLNTLEKLYWAMKNRTPEITMSEDIRLAALRPMQRMLEMSV
- a CDS encoding type II toxin-antitoxin system VapC family toxin; amino-acid sequence: MTIPLRCVVDASVAIKQFIPDDPLTPKVNQLFAHLANPQTAIYVPDLFYIECGNIIWKYVRAKLYTVADVPADLATLKNFPLRVVSTADLMADAVAIALNYGISAYDGSYVALSQQVGATLLTLDGNLVKALAGSSYNVSSFNDFEVPPLESM